In Rhodococcus pseudokoreensis, one DNA window encodes the following:
- a CDS encoding PDR/VanB family oxidoreductase — protein MNGDNVICPLRVDRVVPESDGVISLRLVHPDGQRLPDWTPGAHLDVLLPSGLLRQYSLCGDPQDDTGYRIAVLREARGRGGSREIHDSALLGCTLGIRGPRNHFALSTAPRYLFLAGGIGITPILAMAREVSRRGVPWRLVYGGRTRSTMAFVDELQNLPSGQVELVPQDERGHIPLDDILAATPPDTHIYCCGPEPMIRAVEAACARCSALDRLHVERFTAPSLAEQPPVEPVGDGTFEVELHRSGVVLRVPANRTLLEVVRDVVPGVMSSCEEGFCGACETKVLEGVPEHHDSILSDAERASCNTMMICVGRARSGLLVLDL, from the coding sequence ATGAACGGCGACAACGTTATTTGTCCGCTACGGGTCGATCGTGTGGTACCCGAGTCCGACGGGGTCATTTCCCTGCGGCTGGTGCACCCGGACGGACAGCGCCTACCGGACTGGACGCCCGGCGCGCACCTCGATGTCCTGCTGCCGTCCGGACTGCTACGCCAGTACTCGTTGTGCGGTGACCCTCAGGACGACACCGGCTACCGGATCGCTGTGCTCCGGGAGGCGCGCGGCCGGGGCGGCTCGCGGGAGATCCACGACAGCGCGCTCCTCGGGTGCACGCTGGGCATCCGGGGGCCGCGCAACCACTTCGCACTGTCCACCGCTCCGCGCTACCTGTTCCTCGCCGGCGGCATCGGCATTACGCCCATTCTCGCGATGGCCCGCGAGGTCAGCCGACGCGGCGTCCCGTGGCGACTCGTCTACGGCGGGCGCACACGCTCCACGATGGCGTTCGTCGACGAACTCCAGAACCTACCGAGCGGTCAGGTCGAGCTGGTCCCCCAGGATGAGCGCGGCCACATTCCGCTCGACGATATCCTCGCCGCGACGCCGCCGGACACGCACATCTACTGCTGCGGACCCGAACCGATGATCCGGGCAGTGGAGGCCGCATGCGCACGCTGCTCCGCTCTCGACCGGCTCCACGTCGAACGGTTCACCGCGCCCTCGCTGGCCGAGCAGCCACCGGTCGAACCGGTGGGCGACGGTACCTTCGAGGTCGAGCTACACCGCTCCGGCGTGGTTCTCCGCGTACCCGCGAACCGGACCCTGCTTGAGGTGGTGCGGGATGTGGTGCCAGGCGTGATGTCCTCCTGCGAGGAAGGTTTCTGCGGCGCGTGCGAGACCAAAGTTCTCGAAGGGGTGCCCGAGCACCACGACTCGATCCTCAGTGACGCCGAGCGGGCGTCCTGCAACACGATGATGATCTGCGTAGGCCGGGCCCGGTCAGGGTTGCTCGTCTTGGACCTCTGA
- a CDS encoding phosphotransferase family protein → MTITAASQALDLWALERWLRPRGLPVTGPLAAQVVITGGRSNLTFFLTDQAGRRWVVRRPPLGAVLSTAHDVGREFRVMSALAGTAVPVPSMVGLGTDAHDVAFYVMSEVPGLVLRDGVATTTALLGKACAQAGEGLVDALVDDQGSLQAVLDWELCTRGDPMVDLGVFLYHWTEAHDPVTPFLDPPTILPGFHSRQDLLAHYVRVNLAYAAWRSAVDFEGVAGRSAAGAYGPPDAAEEHQLAVVTRGLIAHARDLLEKDGS, encoded by the coding sequence ATGACGATCACCGCGGCTTCGCAGGCATTGGACCTGTGGGCGCTCGAGAGGTGGCTGCGGCCGCGCGGCCTGCCAGTCACCGGTCCACTTGCTGCGCAGGTCGTCATCACCGGTGGCCGGTCAAACCTGACGTTCTTCCTGACCGATCAGGCCGGACGCAGGTGGGTCGTGCGCCGTCCGCCTCTCGGCGCGGTCCTCTCGACTGCACACGACGTCGGCAGGGAGTTCCGGGTTATGTCGGCCCTGGCCGGAACTGCTGTCCCGGTCCCCTCGATGGTGGGGTTGGGCACGGATGCCCATGACGTCGCCTTCTACGTGATGAGCGAGGTGCCCGGACTGGTCCTGCGCGACGGCGTTGCAACGACGACCGCGCTCCTGGGCAAGGCGTGCGCGCAGGCCGGCGAGGGGCTGGTCGACGCGCTGGTCGACGACCAGGGTTCGCTGCAGGCGGTCCTCGACTGGGAGTTATGCACCCGCGGCGACCCGATGGTGGACCTTGGTGTGTTCCTCTACCACTGGACCGAGGCCCACGACCCCGTGACGCCGTTTCTGGACCCGCCCACCATCCTGCCCGGTTTCCACAGTCGTCAGGACCTGCTCGCACACTACGTACGGGTCAACCTCGCGTACGCGGCATGGCGCAGCGCCGTGGACTTCGAAGGCGTAGCAGGGCGGTCGGCGGCCGGCGCCTACGGACCCCCCGATGCCGCGGAGGAGCACCAACTGGCCGTGGTCACCCGAGGACTGATCGCCCACGCCCGCGACCTTCTCGAGAAAGACGGGTCATGA
- a CDS encoding Phenylacetic acid catabolic protein produces MTASTVELPGRKIYAEGDPEIPQEFLELLTRMLTHHLENSTNPNYTELLNTLWAKGMTLIPDQRLKVTYAKLMQQEVEHGAITARILDGLGVGPVDGKIKQYLFHLPIDTFCDLAFFNALGDRVGCYIGETWDGVPYAPLLEVADRLHKDEVFHATFGMNNLRRIVATPEGLAEANEKVKIWWPAALDMFGRSDSDFSDVYVKWGLRQKNNEELRQQYIVDTRPMLEKLGIAVPADTANRRFL; encoded by the coding sequence ATGACTGCTTCGACAGTGGAGTTGCCGGGCCGAAAGATCTACGCCGAGGGCGACCCGGAGATCCCGCAGGAGTTCCTTGAGCTGCTGACGCGCATGCTCACGCACCACTTGGAGAACTCCACCAACCCGAACTACACCGAACTGCTGAATACGCTGTGGGCCAAGGGAATGACCCTCATTCCCGATCAGCGACTCAAGGTGACCTACGCCAAGCTGATGCAGCAGGAGGTCGAGCATGGGGCCATCACGGCACGCATCCTGGACGGCCTCGGGGTGGGTCCGGTCGACGGGAAGATCAAGCAGTATCTGTTCCACCTGCCGATCGACACCTTCTGTGACCTGGCCTTCTTCAACGCCCTCGGCGACAGGGTCGGCTGTTACATCGGCGAAACCTGGGACGGCGTGCCCTACGCCCCGTTACTTGAGGTCGCCGATCGCCTCCATAAGGACGAGGTGTTCCATGCGACCTTCGGCATGAACAACCTTCGCCGAATCGTCGCGACGCCGGAGGGCCTCGCCGAAGCCAACGAGAAGGTGAAAATCTGGTGGCCGGCTGCGCTCGACATGTTCGGCCGCTCGGACTCGGACTTCTCCGACGTTTACGTCAAGTGGGGGCTGCGTCAGAAGAACAATGAGGAACTCCGGCAGCAATACATTGTCGATACCCGTCCGATGCTGGAGAAGCTCGGCATCGCGGTACCGGCCGACACTGCGAATCGCCGCTTCCTCTGA
- a CDS encoding TetR/AcrR family transcriptional regulator, with protein sequence MPGEGRKPKRPRGRPRFTEPSPEYVRRHDEIIETAAQVFHVSGYEAGSLDDVAAALDLRKPSLYYYVDSKAELLYLIFDRAISLALERLDELATIDDPAERLAAFIAHQVRIVAEERSLFSVFFENRPRLDDDYEVQIKTKERRYFRHFVAAVEHASGAGVIPKIDARFGAQAILGMSSWVYKWFDSDHDDATQVAGDFVELILRTRVQVDTVSFAKVLYPEARQS encoded by the coding sequence GTGCCCGGAGAAGGAAGAAAGCCGAAAAGGCCCCGGGGCAGGCCGCGGTTTACCGAACCGTCGCCGGAGTACGTTCGCCGCCATGACGAGATCATCGAGACAGCGGCCCAAGTCTTCCACGTCAGCGGCTACGAGGCAGGGTCGCTCGACGACGTTGCTGCGGCGCTCGACCTCCGCAAGCCCAGCCTGTACTACTACGTCGACTCCAAGGCGGAGCTGCTCTACCTGATTTTCGACCGCGCGATCTCCTTGGCGCTCGAGCGCCTCGACGAGCTGGCCACCATCGACGACCCAGCGGAGCGCCTGGCGGCCTTCATCGCGCATCAGGTGCGCATCGTCGCTGAGGAGCGGAGCCTCTTCTCGGTCTTCTTCGAGAATCGACCGCGTCTCGACGACGACTACGAGGTGCAGATCAAGACCAAGGAGCGCCGGTATTTCCGCCATTTCGTCGCGGCCGTCGAGCACGCCAGCGGCGCAGGTGTGATTCCGAAAATCGATGCGCGCTTCGGGGCGCAGGCGATCTTGGGCATGTCGAGTTGGGTCTACAAGTGGTTCGATTCGGACCACGATGATGCGACCCAGGTGGCAGGCGACTTCGTCGAGCTGATCCTCAGGACCCGTGTACAGGTCGACACGGTCTCGTTCGCTAAAGTCCTTTATCCCGAGGCTCGCCAGAGCTGA
- a CDS encoding reverse transcriptase domain-containing protein produces MASSATVGSGLDPVRDLQHALYRAAKADPRRRFHSLRDKVFRRDVLWRAWVAVRANNGAPGVDKTTLAEVEQYGIERLLDELAAQLREGAYRPLPLRRVWIPKPGSEEQRPLSIPAVRDRIVQAACKIVLEPIFEADFLPCSFGFRPKRGQHDALQVLVDEAWRGRRWVVETDIANCFSAIPQEKLIRAVEERVSDQAVLKLLRAMLRAGVMSDGVVRREVTGTPQGGLCSAEHKPPYEQCLVMRSARRSALAGTVSTVERCA; encoded by the coding sequence ATGGCTAGTTCCGCCACAGTGGGGTCCGGGTTGGACCCGGTTCGAGATCTTCAGCATGCGCTTTACCGGGCGGCCAAGGCCGATCCCCGGCGACGGTTCCATTCGTTACGGGACAAGGTCTTCCGCAGAGACGTTCTGTGGCGGGCGTGGGTCGCGGTGCGTGCCAACAACGGCGCACCGGGTGTCGACAAGACCACTCTGGCCGAGGTCGAGCAGTACGGGATCGAGCGGCTGCTCGACGAGTTGGCCGCGCAGTTGCGGGAAGGAGCGTATCGGCCGTTGCCGTTGCGTCGGGTGTGGATTCCCAAGCCCGGCTCGGAGGAACAGCGTCCGTTGTCGATTCCCGCTGTGCGGGATCGGATTGTGCAGGCGGCGTGCAAGATCGTGCTTGAGCCGATCTTCGAAGCCGATTTCCTGCCGTGTTCGTTCGGGTTCCGTCCGAAACGCGGTCAGCACGACGCGCTGCAAGTCCTCGTCGATGAGGCGTGGCGCGGTCGTAGGTGGGTGGTCGAAACGGATATCGCCAACTGCTTTTCGGCGATTCCGCAGGAGAAGTTGATACGAGCGGTCGAGGAACGCGTCAGTGACCAGGCTGTGCTCAAGCTGCTGCGTGCGATGCTGCGCGCGGGGGTGATGAGCGACGGTGTGGTGCGGCGTGAGGTGACCGGAACTCCACAGGGTGGTTTATGTTCAGCTGAACATAAACCACCCTATGAGCAGTGCTTGGTTATGCGTAGCGCCCGGCGGTCGGCGCTGGCGGGGACGGTGTCGACGGTCGAACGCTGCGCATAA
- a CDS encoding tyrosine-type recombinase/integrase, which produces MATDFAVFLRRFLTAHLAGLRGCSPHTIASYRDAFKLLICYFRDERSIPPDKLTLELIDAAAIAGFLTWLRTSRHNTASTSNQRLAAIDSFFTWMQSEDPARMACSQDILAIPAMKHDRPALAHLSVEQTRQLLALPDRSTRTGRRDATLLATLYDTAARVQELADLTVRDIRVDHPAMAALTGKGRKTRHVPLDANTTALLSAYLTERQLDRPGRDEHPVFFNQHRHKLSRGGIAWIIGKYQARATDAALANAHLSPHILRHSRAMHLYDAGVPLPYIRDILGHVDLSTTEIYARASTEAKRKALEAVYPDVVTADLTEWNQDPDLLRWLANL; this is translated from the coding sequence ATGGCCACTGACTTCGCGGTGTTCCTACGCCGGTTCCTGACCGCCCACCTGGCCGGGCTGCGCGGCTGCTCGCCCCACACGATCGCCTCCTACCGAGACGCGTTCAAACTGCTGATCTGCTACTTCCGCGACGAGCGGTCCATCCCGCCGGACAAGCTCACCCTCGAACTGATCGACGCCGCCGCCATCGCAGGGTTCCTCACCTGGCTGCGCACCAGCCGACACAACACCGCCTCGACAAGCAACCAGCGCCTGGCTGCGATCGACTCGTTTTTCACCTGGATGCAATCGGAGGACCCGGCCCGCATGGCGTGCTCCCAGGACATCCTGGCGATTCCCGCCATGAAACACGACCGCCCGGCTTTGGCTCACCTGAGCGTCGAACAGACCCGCCAGCTGCTCGCCCTCCCCGACCGGTCCACCCGCACCGGCAGACGAGACGCGACCTTGCTGGCCACCCTGTATGACACCGCCGCCCGGGTCCAAGAACTCGCCGACCTCACCGTGCGCGACATCCGTGTCGATCACCCCGCCATGGCCGCCCTGACCGGAAAGGGCCGCAAGACCCGCCACGTCCCGCTGGACGCCAACACGACGGCGCTGCTGAGCGCCTACCTGACCGAGCGGCAGCTCGATCGCCCCGGCCGGGACGAGCATCCGGTGTTCTTCAACCAACACCGCCACAAACTCAGTCGCGGCGGAATCGCCTGGATCATCGGCAAATACCAAGCCCGGGCAACCGATGCGGCGCTCGCCAACGCCCACCTCAGTCCACACATCCTGCGCCACAGCCGAGCCATGCACCTCTACGACGCAGGTGTTCCGCTGCCCTACATCCGTGACATCCTCGGCCACGTCGACCTATCCACCACCGAGATCTACGCGCGCGCCTCCACCGAGGCCAAACGCAAAGCCCTCGAAGCCGTCTACCCCGACGTCGTCACCGCCGACCTGACCGAATGGAACCAAGACCCCGATCTGCTCCGTTGGCTCGCCAACCTATAA
- a CDS encoding tyrosine-type recombinase/integrase, translating to MTLSNVERNFRRFLWQARISHGGRGHGPRVHDLRHTFAVNNLRRWFAQGRDVGALLPVLQTYMGHSSVADTDYYLRLTAESYPDITARVQQAIGDVVPPVTAGPRHGH from the coding sequence CTGACCCTCAGTAACGTCGAGCGCAACTTCCGCCGGTTCTTGTGGCAGGCCCGCATCTCTCACGGCGGACGCGGCCACGGCCCCAGGGTGCATGACCTACGACATACGTTCGCGGTCAACAACTTACGGCGGTGGTTCGCGCAGGGGCGCGACGTCGGCGCGTTGCTGCCGGTGCTGCAAACCTACATGGGTCATTCCTCGGTGGCCGACACCGACTACTACCTGCGCCTGACCGCCGAGTCCTATCCGGACATCACCGCCCGGGTGCAGCAGGCCATCGGCGATGTCGTCCCTCCCGTGACGGCAGGGCCGCGTCATGGCCACTGA
- a CDS encoding tyrosine-type recombinase/integrase: MTAGMTLAEAIAALVAEKRAVGYKYDAEAQVLARFEAFSRGQFPGLDTLTEASVQAWIAAARRRGVKAATLQGLAAPVRGLARWLGRRGVAAYLLPMATLPRPVRYVPHIYTEAELAALFAQTDRCHYCSEVPLRHLVMPVLFRTIYACGLRCSEARLLRVGDVDLDTGVLQIRDAKGGKDRQVPVSGALHTPSRRLPRPGRRATGPGGMVLPRQAHPAPDPQ, translated from the coding sequence ATGACCGCCGGCATGACACTCGCCGAGGCGATCGCCGCCCTGGTGGCCGAGAAACGCGCCGTCGGCTACAAATACGACGCCGAGGCGCAGGTGCTGGCCCGGTTCGAGGCGTTCAGCCGCGGTCAGTTCCCGGGGCTGGACACGCTCACCGAGGCGTCGGTGCAGGCGTGGATCGCCGCGGCGCGGCGGCGAGGCGTCAAAGCGGCGACCCTGCAAGGCCTCGCCGCGCCGGTCAGGGGACTGGCCCGCTGGCTGGGCCGCCGCGGCGTAGCTGCCTATCTACTGCCCATGGCCACGCTGCCCAGACCCGTCCGGTATGTCCCGCACATCTACACCGAAGCCGAACTGGCCGCGCTGTTCGCCCAGACCGACCGCTGCCACTACTGCTCGGAGGTTCCGCTGCGCCACCTGGTCATGCCGGTGCTGTTCCGCACGATCTACGCCTGCGGCCTGCGCTGTTCCGAGGCCCGCCTGCTCCGTGTCGGCGACGTCGACCTCGACACCGGTGTGCTGCAAATCCGCGACGCGAAAGGCGGGAAAGACCGGCAGGTACCCGTCTCCGGGGCGCTGCACACCCCGTCTCGCCGGCTACCACGCCCAGGTCGCCGGGCGACCGGACCGGGGGGAATGGTTCTTCCCCGGCAGGCCCACCCAGCCCCTGACCCTCAGTAA